Part of the Halopenitus persicus genome is shown below.
GAGCTCCGGGACGGTGCGGTCGGACTCGAGCGCCGTCGCGAGCGTGTCGATCCGGATCGCGGCCCGGTCGGTCCCCACGATGCTGCCGCCCAACAGCCGCCCGGTTTCGCGGTCGGCGGTGAGCGTCACCGTCGTCTCCGCGGCGCCGGGGTAGTACCCCGACCGCGATCCGGCCGTGACGGTCTCGGAGACGGGATCGAAGCCCGCCGCGCGTGCCCGCCCGTGGTCGATGATCCCCGTCCGGCCGCACTCCTGCTCGAAGGCCTTCACGGCTGCCGTGCCGGCGATCTCGCCGACCGGGGTCGGCGTCCCGGCGACCGTCTGCCCGACCGCCCGCCCGGCCCGGTTGGCCGTCAGCCCGAGCGGCACCCAGTCGGACTCGCCGGTCACCGTATGCCGGGCTTCCGCGCAGTCGCCCGCGGCGAACACCCGGTCCGCGGTCGTTCGGCCGTACTCGTCGGTCGCGATCGCGCCCGACGCGCCGCGTTCGATCGGGGTGTCGTCGACGATCCCCGCGTTCGGCCGCACGCCGATTCCGATCAGCGCGAGATCGACCGGCACTCGCTCGTCGGCCGTCACGACCGCGGTGACCCGGTCCGTTCCGGCCAGTCGCTCGACCTCGGTCCCGGTGCGGACGTCGACCCCGTGGTCGGCGAGCGTCGCCGCGACCGTCTCGCCGACCGCCTCGCCGAACTCCGGCAGCAGCCGGTCGGGCCGCTGGAAGAGATGGACGTCGAGGTCGTGTGCGCCGAACGCCTCGGCCATCTCGACGCCGACGTACCCGCCGCCGACGATCGCCGCGCTCGTCGGCGGCTCCATCGCGGCGTACCGCTCGACCCGCTCGGCGTCGACGTACTCGACGTCCGGAGCCGTGACTCCGTCGCCCGAATCGACCCCACCGTCGCCCGGCGGCGTCAGAAACGCCCGCAGCGCCGCGGCGGCGTCCATGCTGTGCATCGTGAACGCGCCGGTCAGAT
Proteins encoded:
- a CDS encoding FAD-dependent oxidoreductase, producing the protein MTDPFVVIGGDAAGLSAASKLKRERPDRDVIVFEKGSWVSYAQCGMPYYVKGEIGSLRDLLSLTPEEIADRGIDLRRRHEVVAVNVADRTVSVEGESGRFERSYGDLLVATGAHAVADPIAGADLTGAFTMHSMDAAAALRAFLTPPGDGGVDSGDGVTAPDVEYVDAERVERYAAMEPPTSAAIVGGGYVGVEMAEAFGAHDLDVHLFQRPDRLLPEFGEAVGETVAATLADHGVDVRTGTEVERLAGTDRVTAVVTADERVPVDLALIGIGVRPNAGIVDDTPIERGASGAIATDEYGRTTADRVFAAGDCAEARHTVTGESDWVPLGLTANRAGRAVGQTVAGTPTPVGEIAGTAAVKAFEQECGRTGIIDHGRARAAGFDPVSETVTAGSRSGYYPGAAETTVTLTADRETGRLLGGSIVGTDRAAIRIDTLATALESDRTVPELERLDLAYAPPFSPVWDPVLVAAKVLNGRLSDAE